In the Quercus lobata isolate SW786 chromosome 5, ValleyOak3.0 Primary Assembly, whole genome shotgun sequence genome, one interval contains:
- the LOC115989604 gene encoding 25.3 kDa vesicle transport protein-like has translation MVKLTLIACVTDGLPLAEGLDDGRDLKDAEFYKEQVKALFKNLSRGQNEASRMSIEIGPYIFHYIIEGCVYYLTMCDHAYPKKLAFQYLENLKNEFELVNGAQIETAARPYTFIKFEVSEMSSRLTSEPIYADNARALN, from the exons ATGGTGAAGCTAACTTTGATTGCCTGTGTAACTGATGGTCTTCCACTAGCAGAGGGTCTAGATGATGGCCGTGATTTAAAAGATGCTGAATTCTACAAAGAGCAAGTCAAGGCTTTGTTTAAAAACCTATCAAGAGGTCAGAATGAGGCTTCAAGGATGTCAATTGAAATTGGCCCTTACATTTTCCA TTATATTATCGAAGGATGCGTTTATTACTTGACAATGTGTGACCATGCTTATCCTAAGAAACTTGCCTTTCAATACCTTGAAAACCTCAAGAACGAATTTGAGCTTGTTAATGGGGCTCAAATTGAAACTGCTGCCCGACCTTATACCTTCATCAAATTTG AGGTCAGTGAAATGTCAAGTCGGTTAACATCAGAACCTATATATGCTGATAATGCAAGAGCCTTAAATTGA
- the LOC115989603 gene encoding uncharacterized protein LOC115989603 isoform X2, whose product MRRGTGRGRARSTGIKWVQKLTSDSVHRHSPETVGGEDGSSIVKRNNSQQRSLGSVPKNSEHKPKLGSRNRQEWHSHGGKDGFANIVRSQQGINSPESVGSRSKQFKCIGTPDSAHKQDFLQLSGRSDSEDLDAGRIQSGKILSVSLEVNMEFKLKISVHQDETQVLSVSAKKYEPSSSKDPKSSAGHKNLEHSEHSAMLDSLDLCPTKSEKTVMLKPPLLVQNRGRRNEIKSSLEGQNGIVLRAGMVLLKSYISFSDQVKIVNKCRDLGLGPGGFYQTGNRDGAKLRWKMYLGKNWDPETGNYGDHRPVDEAKPPTIPAEFYELVKQSIEDSHSLIQKNSKSSNVESILPWMSPNICLVNYYSENGRLRLHQDRRESQESLAKGLPVVSFSIGDKADFLFGDQRDVDKAEKVVLESGDVLIFGGKSRLIFHGVTAIHPNSAPKSLLEETKLRPGRLNLTFRQY is encoded by the exons ATGCGTCGTGGAACTGGCCGTGGCAGAGCTAGGAGCACCGGAATCAAGTGGGTTCAAAAGTTGACCAGTGATTCAGTGCATCGTCACAGCCCT GAGACTGTTGGTGGTGAGGATGGATCCTCCATAGTCAAAAGGAATAATTCACAGCAAAGGTCACTGGGTAGTGTTCCAAAGAACTCCGAGCATAAACCCAAATTAGGTAGCAGAAACCGGCAAGAGTGGCATTCACATGGCGGCAAAGATGGTTTTGCTAATATAGTGAGGTCTCAACAAGGAATAAATTCACCAGAGAGTGTAGGCAGTAGATCAAAACAATTCAAGTGCATAGGTACTCCAGATTCAGCCCATAAACAGGATTTTCTTCAATTGTCTGGGCGGTCTGATTCTGAGGACTTGGATGCAGGGAGAATTCAGAGTGGGAAAATCTTAAGTGTCAGTTTGGAGGTGAACATGGAATTCAAGTTGAAAATTTCTGTCCATCAGGATGAGACTCAGGTCCTTTCTGTATCTGCTAAAAAATATGAGCCTTCTTCAAGCAAGGATCCAAAAAGTTCTGCAGGCCATAAAAATTTAGAGCATTCTGAGCACTCTGCAATGCTTGACTCTCTTGATCTCTGCCCAACCAAATCTGAGAAAACTGTTATGCTCAAACCTCCTTTACTAGTACAGAATAGAGGAAGGCGGAATGAAATCAAGTCCTCCTTGGAGGGGCAAAATGGAATTGTGTTGAGGGCTGGGATGGTCCTTCTAAAGAGTTACATATCATTCAGTGATCAGGtcaaaatagtaaataaatgcCGAGACCTTGGTCTGGGTCCTGGAGGTTTCTACCAAACAGGTAACCGTGATGGAGCAAAACTGCGATGGAAGATGTACCTCGGTAAAAATTGGGACCCTGAGACAGGTAACTATGGAGATCACCGTCCAGTTGATGAGGCTAAACCACCCACTATACCTGCTGAATTCTATGAGTTAGTAAAACAATCAATTGAAGATTCCCATTCCCTTATTCagaaaaattccaaatcaaGCAATGTAGAAAGCATACTTCCCTGGATGTCACCAAACATTTGTCTTGTAAATTATTACTCTGAAAATGGTCGACTTCGTCTCCATCAG GATCGTCGTGAAAGCCAAGAAAGTCTTGCTAAAGGTTTACCTGTGGTCTCTTTTTCAATTGGTGACAAGGCAGACTTCTTATTCGGTGATCAGAGGGATGTTGACAAGGCAGAGAAGGTTGTGTTGGAATCCGGAGATGTTCTTATATTTGGTGGAAAATCTAGGCTTATTTTTCATGGTGTTACAGCCATTCACCCAAACAGTGCACCAAAGTCCTTGCTTGAAGAAACAAAACTCCGGCCTGGCCGATTGAATCTTACTTTCAGACAGTATTGA
- the LOC115989603 gene encoding uncharacterized protein LOC115989603 isoform X1, protein MSHGSAPKHSDYKPKFGSKNRQEWHSRGGIQKVGADRLAEETVGGEDGSSIVKRNNSQQRSLGSVPKNSEHKPKLGSRNRQEWHSHGGKDGFANIVRSQQGINSPESVGSRSKQFKCIGTPDSAHKQDFLQLSGRSDSEDLDAGRIQSGKILSVSLEVNMEFKLKISVHQDETQVLSVSAKKYEPSSSKDPKSSAGHKNLEHSEHSAMLDSLDLCPTKSEKTVMLKPPLLVQNRGRRNEIKSSLEGQNGIVLRAGMVLLKSYISFSDQVKIVNKCRDLGLGPGGFYQTGNRDGAKLRWKMYLGKNWDPETGNYGDHRPVDEAKPPTIPAEFYELVKQSIEDSHSLIQKNSKSSNVESILPWMSPNICLVNYYSENGRLRLHQDRRESQESLAKGLPVVSFSIGDKADFLFGDQRDVDKAEKVVLESGDVLIFGGKSRLIFHGVTAIHPNSAPKSLLEETKLRPGRLNLTFRQY, encoded by the exons ATGTCACATGGTAGTGCTCCAAAGCACTCTGACTATAAACCCAAATTTGGTAGCAAAAACAGGCAGGAGTGGCATTCACGTGGTGGCATTCAAAAG GTTGGAGCAGACAGACTTGCTGAGGAGACTGTTGGTGGTGAGGATGGATCCTCCATAGTCAAAAGGAATAATTCACAGCAAAGGTCACTGGGTAGTGTTCCAAAGAACTCCGAGCATAAACCCAAATTAGGTAGCAGAAACCGGCAAGAGTGGCATTCACATGGCGGCAAAGATGGTTTTGCTAATATAGTGAGGTCTCAACAAGGAATAAATTCACCAGAGAGTGTAGGCAGTAGATCAAAACAATTCAAGTGCATAGGTACTCCAGATTCAGCCCATAAACAGGATTTTCTTCAATTGTCTGGGCGGTCTGATTCTGAGGACTTGGATGCAGGGAGAATTCAGAGTGGGAAAATCTTAAGTGTCAGTTTGGAGGTGAACATGGAATTCAAGTTGAAAATTTCTGTCCATCAGGATGAGACTCAGGTCCTTTCTGTATCTGCTAAAAAATATGAGCCTTCTTCAAGCAAGGATCCAAAAAGTTCTGCAGGCCATAAAAATTTAGAGCATTCTGAGCACTCTGCAATGCTTGACTCTCTTGATCTCTGCCCAACCAAATCTGAGAAAACTGTTATGCTCAAACCTCCTTTACTAGTACAGAATAGAGGAAGGCGGAATGAAATCAAGTCCTCCTTGGAGGGGCAAAATGGAATTGTGTTGAGGGCTGGGATGGTCCTTCTAAAGAGTTACATATCATTCAGTGATCAGGtcaaaatagtaaataaatgcCGAGACCTTGGTCTGGGTCCTGGAGGTTTCTACCAAACAGGTAACCGTGATGGAGCAAAACTGCGATGGAAGATGTACCTCGGTAAAAATTGGGACCCTGAGACAGGTAACTATGGAGATCACCGTCCAGTTGATGAGGCTAAACCACCCACTATACCTGCTGAATTCTATGAGTTAGTAAAACAATCAATTGAAGATTCCCATTCCCTTATTCagaaaaattccaaatcaaGCAATGTAGAAAGCATACTTCCCTGGATGTCACCAAACATTTGTCTTGTAAATTATTACTCTGAAAATGGTCGACTTCGTCTCCATCAG GATCGTCGTGAAAGCCAAGAAAGTCTTGCTAAAGGTTTACCTGTGGTCTCTTTTTCAATTGGTGACAAGGCAGACTTCTTATTCGGTGATCAGAGGGATGTTGACAAGGCAGAGAAGGTTGTGTTGGAATCCGGAGATGTTCTTATATTTGGTGGAAAATCTAGGCTTATTTTTCATGGTGTTACAGCCATTCACCCAAACAGTGCACCAAAGTCCTTGCTTGAAGAAACAAAACTCCGGCCTGGCCGATTGAATCTTACTTTCAGACAGTATTGA